One window of Staphylococcus chromogenes genomic DNA carries:
- the pmtD gene encoding phenol-soluble modulin export ABC transporter permease subunit PmtD, translating to MNIAQLIKYDLISILKSPLTYIALLLGIAPLAITIGILIGNHKDVDPGTMFSVAKWFFSLIGLMFVIKTITRDTSQGTIQLFINNVRNRVSYFVAKFVSIILISILMSGVVILVTYIISWTTKGPDFDSKNIWELIVFYLILFLVYGLLLFLINLFVQKPSLVFTLGILLLLLLPVVKPFVPLIPEIGDDINKSLKYIPFSYLSEKSMNDGLDFTHWQWFINIASIVVLFVANLFVISKRDI from the coding sequence ATGAATATTGCACAATTAATCAAATATGATCTTATTAGTATTCTTAAGAGTCCATTAACATATATTGCTTTATTATTAGGCATCGCACCCTTAGCCATTACAATAGGTATCTTAATAGGAAACCATAAAGATGTTGACCCTGGAACAATGTTTAGTGTGGCTAAGTGGTTTTTCTCACTTATTGGATTAATGTTTGTCATCAAAACGATTACACGAGATACTAGCCAAGGAACTATTCAACTCTTTATTAACAATGTAAGAAATCGTGTAAGTTATTTTGTTGCCAAATTTGTTTCAATTATCCTTATTTCTATTTTAATGTCCGGTGTTGTCATTTTAGTCACTTATATTATTAGTTGGACAACAAAAGGTCCTGATTTTGATAGTAAAAATATTTGGGAACTTATCGTTTTCTATCTCATTTTATTTTTGGTGTATGGTTTATTACTATTTTTAATTAATTTATTTGTTCAAAAACCATCATTAGTCTTTACACTAGGCATTTTATTATTACTGTTACTGCCTGTTGTGAAACCTTTTGTACCTTTAATTCCTGAAATAGGTGACGATATTAATAAATCACTTAAGTACATCCCATTCAGTTACCTCAGTGAAAAATCCATGAATGATGGTTTAGATTTTACACATTGGCAATGGTTCATTAATATCGCTTCTATTGTTGTTTTATTTGTAGCGAACCTCTTTGTTATCAGTAAAAGAGATATTTAA
- a CDS encoding GntR family transcriptional regulator: protein MNIPENWLYPLSTGEKIAAQIRLNIINGDYSEKTVLTENQIAKQFEVSRSPVRDAFKNLNQEGLIQLERMGAEVKAFDKEKQQELTDIRLMIESFAFTKVIQHEDIEWLISKMYQTLEMMKVCIQFNDAAGFSEHDLLFHEHLVFACHHEALLNLWTSIREKLLCVIYIGMSTRMTSDKADFERIVHNHQLYIEAIQKRNKTLMYEAFKVNFNDLNDDIGAFWR from the coding sequence ATGAATATTCCTGAAAATTGGTTGTATCCCTTATCAACGGGAGAGAAAATTGCAGCGCAAATTCGTTTGAATATTATCAATGGAGATTATAGTGAGAAAACCGTATTAACGGAAAATCAAATCGCCAAACAGTTTGAAGTGAGTCGATCACCTGTGAGAGATGCTTTTAAAAATTTAAATCAAGAAGGGCTCATTCAACTAGAAAGAATGGGGGCAGAGGTTAAAGCGTTTGATAAAGAAAAACAGCAAGAATTAACAGATATCCGATTAATGATTGAATCTTTTGCATTTACTAAGGTCATTCAACATGAAGATATCGAATGGCTAATTTCAAAAATGTATCAAACACTTGAAATGATGAAAGTGTGTATACAATTCAACGACGCGGCAGGATTTTCTGAACATGATTTATTATTTCATGAACATTTAGTTTTTGCGTGTCACCATGAAGCCCTCCTTAATTTGTGGACATCGATTCGTGAAAAATTACTTTGTGTTATTTACATTGGCATGTCGACACGTATGACATCAGATAAGGCTGATTTTGAAAGAATTGTACATAACCATCAACTTTATATTGAAGCTATCCAAAAAAGAAATAAAACCTTGATGTACGAAGCGTTTAAAGTTAATTTTAATGATTTAAATGATGATATTGGCGCATTTTGGAGATGA
- a CDS encoding gluconokinase, which produces MTKLSIGVDIGTTSTKAVIFDAQGQERGKSQQAYPLLTPNTETAEQNPEDIVLAVMHTLTETIEKAQTLGTLSHIAFSAQMHSLLLVDKHMRPLTKSITWADNRAKTIAERYKHSDKGATLYYNTGTPIHAMSPFCKLIWIKEHQPEIFNQAYKMIDIKTFVIFHLTQKCVMDMSIASSTGLFNIHHKKWDAEALEQIGIDEMSLPKVVSTLHVLSIEPEISQKLHLTSSVPLIIGASDGVLSNLGVDSFRPGEIAVTIGTSGAIRTVVNTPQLDPKGRTFCYILDENHYVIGGPVNNGAVTLQWLREQILQRQTNHEDEQVSLSYDQMFNMAEEIQPGADGLIFQPYLSGERAPIWSSNARGAFIGFTLAHHQGHMIRAVLEGVLYNLYSVLMTLTEMTGTLPKTIKATGGFSRNSLWRQIMADIFDCEVVIPKSYESSCLGAATLGFKALGDERAYDYLSNWIGNVNRHEPNDEAVQQYRILSSIFMEMTQNLMTTYERIAAFRKSK; this is translated from the coding sequence ATGACGAAGTTAAGTATTGGTGTCGATATAGGCACGACAAGTACTAAAGCAGTGATTTTTGATGCTCAGGGTCAAGAGCGAGGAAAGTCACAACAAGCATATCCGCTATTAACACCGAATACAGAGACGGCTGAACAAAATCCTGAAGACATTGTTTTAGCGGTGATGCATACGTTAACTGAAACAATTGAGAAAGCACAAACGCTTGGCACGCTTTCACATATTGCTTTTAGTGCACAAATGCATAGCTTATTGCTAGTTGATAAACATATGCGACCGCTTACAAAATCAATAACTTGGGCCGATAATCGAGCAAAAACGATTGCGGAACGTTATAAACATTCTGATAAGGGGGCGACGCTCTATTACAATACCGGAACACCTATTCATGCGATGTCGCCTTTTTGTAAATTAATATGGATAAAAGAACATCAACCAGAAATTTTTAATCAAGCCTATAAAATGATTGATATCAAAACTTTTGTGATTTTTCACCTTACACAAAAATGCGTGATGGATATGTCCATTGCCTCTTCAACCGGTTTATTCAACATTCATCATAAAAAATGGGATGCTGAAGCTTTAGAACAAATTGGAATTGATGAGATGAGCTTACCAAAGGTTGTATCAACCCTGCACGTTTTATCTATAGAACCAGAAATAAGCCAAAAGTTACATCTAACCTCTAGTGTTCCGTTAATCATAGGTGCAAGTGATGGTGTCTTATCAAACTTAGGTGTGGATAGTTTTAGACCAGGAGAAATCGCGGTCACAATCGGCACATCAGGTGCCATCAGAACGGTAGTGAATACGCCTCAATTAGATCCTAAAGGGCGTACATTCTGTTACATATTAGATGAAAATCATTATGTCATTGGTGGTCCTGTGAACAATGGGGCAGTCACGTTACAGTGGCTACGTGAACAAATATTGCAAAGACAGACAAATCATGAGGATGAACAGGTGAGCTTAAGTTACGATCAAATGTTTAATATGGCAGAAGAGATACAACCTGGTGCTGATGGCCTCATCTTTCAGCCTTATTTGTCAGGAGAACGTGCGCCTATTTGGTCTTCCAATGCGAGAGGGGCTTTCATCGGCTTTACATTGGCGCATCATCAAGGTCATATGATACGCGCTGTGTTAGAGGGTGTTTTATATAATCTCTATTCGGTTTTAATGACTTTAACAGAAATGACTGGAACCTTACCTAAAACGATTAAAGCGACTGGGGGTTTTTCAAGAAATTCACTTTGGCGACAAATAATGGCAGACATCTTTGACTGTGAAGTCGTGATTCCTAAAAGTTATGAAAGTTCTTGTTTAGGCGCAGCAACCCTTGGATTTAAAGCGCTTGGAGATGAACGGGCTTATGATTATCTGTCGAACTGGATAGGAAACGTCAATCGTCATGAACCTAATGATGAAGCTGTACAACAGTATCGGATCTTAAGCTCTATATTTATGGAAATGACTCAAAATTTAATGACGACTTACGAAAGAATTGCAGCTTTTCGAAAATCAAAATAA
- a CDS encoding gluconate:H+ symporter encodes MVQELWPLISIILGILILLVLIMKIKLNTFIALIITAIVTGILLGMPLDKIITTIETGMGGTLGHIALIFGLGAMLGKLLADGGGATQIADTLIAKLGRRYVMWAMVLASFIIGIALFFEVGLVLLIPLVFTIAKRMKISQLSIGLPMVTALSVTHGFLPPHPGPVVIAKELNANIGEVLMYGFIIAIPVTLIAGPLFIKIAPKLTAQAFQREGDISSLGASKVFEPSELPSFKISTFTALLPVILMLIATIWQLISGHQEGATNIFESILYFVGSAGSAMLIAVLFAIYSMGFRQQRKMSHIMDSVSEAIYPIGMMLLIIGGGGAFKQILIDGGVGKTIEHFFTGSTLSPLLLAWIVAAVLRLALGSATVAAISTTGIVLPLLQTADVNLALVVLAIGAGSVFCSHVNDAGFWMFKEYFGLTIKETFLTWSLVETIISVSGFIFVFLLSLFV; translated from the coding sequence ATGGTACAAGAATTATGGCCGTTGATAAGTATTATTTTGGGTATTCTTATTTTGCTCGTGTTAATTATGAAAATTAAGTTAAATACGTTTATTGCATTGATTATTACCGCCATAGTGACTGGAATTTTATTAGGCATGCCACTTGATAAAATTATTACAACTATTGAAACCGGTATGGGAGGAACACTAGGTCACATTGCCCTGATTTTTGGGTTAGGCGCAATGTTAGGTAAATTGCTTGCAGATGGTGGAGGTGCCACTCAAATTGCGGATACTTTAATTGCAAAATTAGGACGCCGTTACGTCATGTGGGCGATGGTCCTCGCTTCATTTATTATAGGTATCGCGTTATTTTTTGAAGTAGGTCTCGTATTACTCATACCACTCGTTTTTACAATTGCAAAGCGCATGAAAATCTCTCAATTGTCTATAGGTTTACCAATGGTCACAGCGCTCTCAGTGACGCACGGATTTTTACCCCCTCATCCTGGACCTGTCGTCATAGCTAAAGAGTTAAATGCTAATATCGGAGAAGTTCTCATGTATGGCTTTATTATTGCGATTCCTGTGACGCTTATAGCAGGTCCTTTATTCATTAAAATCGCACCGAAGTTAACCGCTCAAGCATTTCAACGTGAAGGGGATATTTCTTCATTGGGTGCTTCAAAAGTTTTCGAACCTTCAGAATTACCAAGCTTTAAAATCAGTACTTTTACCGCGTTATTACCCGTTATTTTGATGTTAATTGCAACGATTTGGCAATTGATATCTGGGCATCAGGAGGGTGCAACAAATATTTTTGAAAGTATTTTATATTTTGTAGGTAGTGCTGGTTCAGCTATGTTGATTGCTGTTCTCTTTGCGATTTATAGTATGGGATTTCGTCAACAACGTAAAATGTCTCATATTATGGATTCGGTTTCTGAAGCGATTTATCCTATTGGCATGATGTTACTTATCATCGGGGGTGGGGGTGCCTTTAAACAAATCCTAATTGATGGAGGGGTTGGCAAAACAATTGAACATTTCTTTACTGGCTCTACATTATCACCTCTTCTATTAGCATGGATTGTGGCTGCAGTGCTCCGTCTTGCATTAGGCTCAGCAACCGTGGCTGCGATTTCGACGACAGGTATCGTTTTACCACTACTCCAAACAGCGGATGTCAATCTTGCTTTAGTAGTGCTTGCCATTGGGGCTGGAAGTGTTTTTTGTTCACATGTTAATGACGCAGGGTTTTGGATGTTTAAAGAGTATTTTGGTTTAACAATAAAAGAAACATTTCTTACATGGTCATTAGTTGAAACAATTATTTCAGTGTCTGGCTTTATCTTTGTATTTTTATTAAGTCTATTTGTGTAA
- a CDS encoding DUF2188 domain-containing protein, translating to MPWTMKDYPESWKNLDRLELRKAIDIGNAMLEDGYKESEVIPIATSQAEKWYKNASEKDLEKLQHQSVTQHEKSSSANPKLNKHDVHVYYEDDMWKVKTETAQQASDTFRNKEEAVKRAKEIAENKNTNVITHQKSE from the coding sequence ATGCCATGGACAATGAAGGATTATCCTGAAAGTTGGAAAAATCTTGACCGTTTAGAACTTAGAAAAGCAATTGATATCGGAAATGCAATGTTAGAAGATGGCTACAAGGAGTCTGAAGTGATTCCTATCGCAACTTCACAGGCAGAGAAATGGTACAAAAATGCTTCAGAAAAGGATTTAGAAAAACTACAACATCAATCTGTAACGCAACACGAAAAATCTTCTTCAGCCAATCCTAAGCTCAATAAGCATGACGTACACGTCTATTATGAAGACGATATGTGGAAAGTGAAAACTGAAACTGCACAACAAGCCTCTGATACATTTAGAAATAAAGAAGAAGCGGTAAAACGCGCGAAAGAGATTGCGGAAAATAAAAACACAAATGTTATCACACATCAAAAATCCGAATGA
- a CDS encoding thioredoxin family protein, which produces MTHLKTYYQQAKPIDQYIEDMSVNKEGFLSIYEDFEMPQNDSRFDAIQAKGYRYVLIITEDWCGDAMMNSPILKHISERLNLEVRAFYRDENTDLIDQYLTNGKSRSIPIFIFMNEQFEQLAVWGPRAQSVQKFVTSVREALPDKSHPDFSDKEKEVHQTIRNRYLTDHTFWNDVYESILKTLQ; this is translated from the coding sequence ATGACGCATTTAAAAACATATTATCAGCAAGCAAAGCCTATCGATCAATATATTGAAGATATGTCAGTCAATAAAGAGGGATTTTTAAGCATCTATGAAGACTTTGAAATGCCACAAAATGATTCAAGATTTGATGCGATACAAGCGAAAGGGTATCGTTATGTACTGATTATTACCGAAGATTGGTGTGGGGATGCCATGATGAATAGCCCGATTCTAAAACACATTTCAGAAAGATTAAATTTAGAAGTTCGTGCTTTTTATCGTGACGAAAACACGGACCTCATCGACCAATATTTAACGAATGGAAAATCCCGATCTATTCCAATTTTTATTTTTATGAATGAACAATTTGAGCAACTGGCAGTTTGGGGACCACGCGCGCAGTCTGTACAAAAATTTGTAACTTCTGTTCGCGAAGCATTACCAGACAAATCACATCCAGACTTTTCAGATAAAGAAAAAGAAGTCCATCAAACGATTCGTAATCGATACTTAACAGATCATACATTTTGGAATGATGTGTACGAATCCATTCTCAAAACACTTCAATAA
- a CDS encoding HAAS signaling domain-containing protein, protein MDKITFLNELEHQLHRLPNQVADQIMNQYENHFFKENEKGKTDSEILKTLDSPKQIAKKKYAKYAVKDAEKKPDFNHLRRAVAATIGMSLITLIFVVVPLIFLILLIIVGMFITLGMVLAPLIVLITNLFADLHQISVSNYLFSFAYCGLGLMFFVVIVKFVCLLRDALIRYLKWNINFIKKGTFQS, encoded by the coding sequence ATGGACAAAATCACATTTTTAAATGAGTTAGAACATCAATTGCATCGGTTACCGAATCAGGTGGCGGATCAAATTATGAATCAATATGAAAATCACTTTTTTAAAGAGAATGAAAAAGGCAAAACCGATAGCGAAATTCTCAAAACACTAGATTCCCCTAAACAAATTGCAAAGAAAAAGTATGCAAAATATGCGGTCAAAGATGCTGAAAAGAAACCAGATTTTAATCACTTAAGACGTGCGGTGGCGGCGACCATTGGTATGAGCTTAATCACACTTATTTTTGTGGTTGTGCCATTAATTTTTCTCATACTTTTAATTATTGTCGGTATGTTTATTACGTTAGGTATGGTGTTAGCACCACTTATTGTATTGATTACAAATCTCTTTGCAGATTTACACCAAATTTCAGTGAGTAATTACCTTTTTAGTTTTGCGTATTGTGGTTTAGGTTTGATGTTTTTTGTTGTCATTGTAAAATTCGTTTGTCTTCTACGTGATGCATTGATTCGTTATTTAAAATGGAACATTAACTTTATTAAAAAAGGAACATTTCAATCATGA
- a CDS encoding DUF4097 family beta strand repeat-containing protein gives MKKLFIAGLIMFLVFFALGSAIWFGVEAHGNQVKTIEKSYSQNNIKRINVHSDGTNVIIKKGQRFHVHYEGKSNINFSNQNETLQISDSQNDKKRILNLNPFDSSQEQLIITVPPQKLDELNINTRVGDVALNDVQSHNATIWNEANGEITLNHCKFDETNINANESFVKMKNSQLSNSEINVDKGKIMMNNALVHKSVFKVERGSMELNKMKPECDFKGSVNHGNITMRYLDAPKDVMLKLSPEKGKINVNTPGLHQGKNGTGKHLIELYTNHGDISID, from the coding sequence ATGAAGAAATTATTTATAGCAGGTTTGATCATGTTTTTAGTCTTTTTTGCACTTGGCTCTGCGATATGGTTTGGCGTAGAAGCCCATGGCAACCAAGTCAAAACTATAGAAAAATCGTATTCTCAAAATAACATCAAACGAATTAATGTTCACTCTGACGGTACAAATGTCATAATAAAAAAAGGCCAACGTTTTCATGTACATTATGAAGGAAAGTCGAACATCAACTTTTCCAATCAAAATGAAACTTTACAAATTTCCGACTCTCAAAACGATAAAAAACGCATTCTAAATTTAAACCCGTTTGATAGTTCACAAGAGCAGTTAATCATTACTGTACCGCCACAAAAATTAGATGAACTTAATATAAATACGCGTGTTGGTGATGTGGCATTAAATGATGTACAAAGTCACAATGCGACCATTTGGAATGAGGCTAACGGAGAAATTACTTTAAATCATTGTAAGTTTGACGAAACAAACATTAATGCGAATGAATCGTTTGTTAAGATGAAAAACAGTCAACTTTCAAATTCAGAAATCAACGTCGATAAAGGTAAAATTATGATGAATAATGCGCTCGTGCATAAAAGCGTCTTTAAAGTTGAAAGAGGGAGCATGGAGCTCAACAAGATGAAACCAGAGTGCGATTTCAAGGGATCTGTTAATCATGGTAATATCACAATGCGTTATTTAGACGCTCCAAAAGATGTGATGTTAAAGTTAAGCCCTGAAAAGGGGAAAATTAATGTCAATACGCCGGGATTACATCAAGGAAAAAATGGAACAGGCAAACACTTGATTGAGCTCTATACGAACCATGGAGATATAAGTATTGATTAA
- a CDS encoding C45 family autoproteolytic acyltransferase/hydolase, with the protein MQKVTLDIETFEGTHYDYGVFVAHWMQQTKMLKNREKEWKKRVPRFDIDVQETFYAFQNFAPGIWDEIKGIQDTLNIPTKQAILNFAHFRFTELPESGCTVYVGDDYMVRNYDYHPATYDGRYQLFRPTDTGYAQIGPMSRTTGRMDGMNEHGFVMAYNFMHRKKPANGFVCYMVGRILLETCRNVEEGIQMLKKLPHRSSFTYMLQDKTGAHAIVEVTPRRVDVRYDHTCTNHFKLLQHENRNYIKESQERLQRLNQNLNEPSDRFEIFKRFNDPQFGIYSKLFKSWSGTIHTTMYEPKTLTAWISLGENQHPIAISFQNWLNGHPLEVNKIEGVIDTDIQFASK; encoded by the coding sequence ATGCAAAAAGTAACGTTAGATATAGAAACATTTGAAGGCACACATTATGATTATGGTGTCTTTGTTGCGCACTGGATGCAACAAACAAAAATGCTTAAAAATAGAGAGAAAGAATGGAAAAAACGTGTTCCTCGCTTCGATATTGATGTACAAGAAACGTTTTATGCTTTCCAAAATTTTGCTCCTGGTATATGGGATGAAATCAAGGGCATTCAAGACACTTTAAATATCCCAACAAAGCAAGCCATCCTTAATTTTGCACATTTTCGCTTCACTGAACTGCCGGAGAGTGGTTGCACCGTATACGTTGGCGATGACTATATGGTTCGCAATTATGATTATCATCCCGCAACATACGATGGAAGATATCAACTTTTTCGACCAACGGATACAGGGTATGCCCAAATCGGCCCAATGTCAAGGACGACAGGCAGAATGGATGGTATGAATGAACACGGCTTCGTCATGGCTTATAATTTTATGCATCGAAAAAAACCTGCGAATGGGTTTGTGTGTTATATGGTAGGACGTATATTATTAGAAACTTGTCGAAATGTCGAGGAAGGCATTCAAATGTTGAAAAAGCTCCCCCATCGAAGCTCTTTTACATATATGTTACAAGATAAAACAGGGGCACATGCGATAGTAGAGGTGACGCCAAGACGTGTTGACGTCCGATATGATCATACTTGTACTAATCATTTCAAACTTTTGCAACATGAAAATCGAAATTACATCAAAGAGTCCCAAGAACGATTACAACGTTTAAATCAAAATTTAAATGAACCCTCAGATCGTTTTGAAATTTTCAAGAGATTCAATGATCCACAATTTGGGATTTATAGCAAACTCTTTAAAAGTTGGAGTGGTACCATTCATACAACCATGTATGAACCTAAAACGTTAACTGCATGGATAAGTTTAGGTGAAAACCAACATCCCATCGCCATTTCATTTCAAAATTGGTTAAACGGACACCCACTCGAAGTCAACAAAATTGAGGGTGTGATTGATACCGACATTCAATTTGCCTCAAAATAG
- a CDS encoding lactonase family protein, protein MTVQGYIGSYTKKEGKGLYYFELDENQNRITQIDTAYELNASTYFDIYKDTLVAITKNDTYSGVATFKIKSDGQLEKTGECLDSLKGSGCYVAFSPDGQFVFEAVYGDGIARIYEFDEKNQKVVRLIEEVYHEYPKGPNVDRQDQSHVHYLEVTPEEKYVVAVDLGSDLLVTYHYGTKGLEVAHRTEMLPGDGPRHIAYHQSGRYAYVVNELSNTVVVMSYHDGQFQPLERHLTIPEAFLQPTKLAAVHLSEDQKFLYISNRGHDSIAIFKILEDGAKLQLVDIVSTGDVFPRDFNISPSGKQLVVAHEQGDSKVVVFERNIENGTLTKKDDAAFAAEGVCVKFNA, encoded by the coding sequence ATGACTGTACAAGGTTATATTGGATCCTATACAAAAAAAGAAGGTAAAGGTTTATATTATTTTGAACTTGATGAGAATCAAAATCGAATCACACAAATCGACACAGCTTATGAATTGAACGCTTCTACATATTTTGATATTTATAAAGATACACTTGTGGCGATTACTAAAAATGATACGTATAGTGGCGTAGCGACATTTAAAATCAAAAGTGATGGACAATTAGAAAAAACAGGAGAATGCCTTGATTCGTTAAAAGGCTCCGGCTGTTACGTTGCATTTTCACCAGATGGTCAATTTGTCTTCGAAGCGGTATATGGTGATGGTATTGCACGGATTTATGAATTTGATGAAAAAAATCAAAAAGTCGTACGTTTAATTGAAGAAGTTTATCACGAATATCCAAAAGGTCCAAATGTTGACCGTCAAGATCAATCACACGTCCATTATTTAGAAGTCACACCTGAAGAGAAGTACGTGGTAGCGGTGGATTTAGGGTCCGATTTACTCGTGACTTATCACTATGGCACAAAAGGACTAGAAGTCGCACACCGTACTGAAATGCTCCCTGGTGACGGACCACGTCATATTGCTTACCATCAATCAGGTCGATATGCTTATGTGGTTAATGAGTTATCCAATACTGTAGTAGTCATGTCATACCACGACGGGCAATTTCAACCTTTAGAACGTCATTTGACGATTCCAGAAGCCTTTTTACAACCTACAAAACTTGCAGCAGTGCATCTTTCAGAAGATCAAAAGTTTTTATATATTAGTAATCGTGGGCATGATAGCATTGCGATATTTAAAATTTTAGAAGATGGTGCAAAATTACAGCTCGTGGATATAGTCTCAACGGGCGATGTATTTCCACGTGACTTTAACATTTCTCCATCAGGAAAACAGCTCGTTGTGGCCCATGAGCAGGGTGATTCTAAAGTTGTCGTATTTGAGAGAAATATTGAAAATGGTACTTTAACTAAAAAAGATGATGCAGCATTTGCCGCTGAAGGTGTTTGCGTGAAATTTAATGCATAG
- a CDS encoding aldehyde dehydrogenase has translation MNERLLFEASQNYFRTLATRPIDTRKQKLKSLKKSIKKHEKDLYAALEKDLGKNKVEAYATEIGYILNSISYYRKNLKKWSKKRAIDTPFFLFPAKSFMMKEPLGTVLIIGPFNYPFQLVMEPLIGAIAAGNTAIIKPSELTPHVAEVIQLIIEDTFEKEYVSVVQGGKEQIEALLSLPFDHIFFTGSTKVGQIVYEAAAKHLTPVTLELGGKSPTIIDKTANLKVASERICFGKFMNVGQTCVAPDYVLIEESVKEAFLLAIKTTLTEFYGKRPYESQDLGRIVNDKHFQRLSHLLEVHKENIVIGGYQDAEHRLIEPTVLDDIEADDFIMQEEIFGPILPIITYQSLDNTMDWLKTLPKPLALYVFSEDENVSNRILETLSFGSGAVNDTMLQLANANLPFGGVGASGIGRYHGKYTFDTFSHEKPYIFKTTKLETGLLFPPYKDKLKTVKHLFSKKK, from the coding sequence ATGAATGAGCGTTTACTTTTTGAGGCCTCACAAAATTATTTTCGAACTTTAGCCACACGACCAATAGATACAAGAAAACAAAAACTCAAATCTTTAAAGAAAAGTATCAAAAAACATGAAAAAGATTTATATGCAGCTTTAGAAAAAGATTTGGGCAAAAATAAGGTAGAAGCTTATGCGACAGAAATTGGCTACATTTTGAATTCAATTAGCTATTACCGTAAAAATCTAAAAAAATGGAGTAAAAAGCGTGCAATCGATACGCCCTTTTTCTTATTTCCTGCCAAAAGTTTTATGATGAAAGAACCCTTAGGAACCGTGTTAATCATCGGTCCTTTCAATTATCCATTTCAATTGGTGATGGAACCGCTTATAGGTGCGATTGCAGCAGGAAACACCGCAATAATTAAACCGTCAGAACTGACCCCTCACGTTGCAGAAGTTATTCAATTAATTATCGAGGATACTTTTGAAAAAGAATATGTATCTGTTGTTCAAGGCGGTAAAGAACAAATAGAAGCGCTACTCTCTCTCCCTTTTGATCACATATTTTTCACAGGAAGCACAAAGGTAGGACAAATCGTTTATGAAGCTGCAGCCAAACATTTAACACCAGTGACATTAGAGTTGGGTGGCAAATCTCCAACGATTATTGATAAAACGGCAAATCTTAAAGTCGCTAGTGAACGTATTTGTTTTGGTAAATTTATGAACGTGGGTCAGACGTGTGTCGCCCCGGATTATGTACTTATTGAAGAATCAGTCAAAGAGGCATTTTTATTGGCTATAAAGACAACCCTTACAGAATTTTATGGAAAACGCCCTTACGAAAGTCAAGATTTAGGTCGAATCGTCAATGACAAACATTTTCAACGATTGTCTCATTTATTAGAGGTTCATAAAGAAAATATCGTTATTGGCGGTTATCAAGACGCTGAACATCGTCTGATCGAGCCGACAGTATTAGATGATATAGAAGCAGACGATTTCATCATGCAAGAGGAGATTTTCGGTCCTATTTTACCGATCATCACTTATCAATCCTTAGACAATACGATGGACTGGTTAAAAACTTTACCGAAGCCCCTTGCCCTCTATGTATTTTCAGAAGACGAAAATGTCTCTAATCGTATTTTAGAAACACTCTCTTTTGGTAGTGGTGCTGTGAATGATACTATGTTGCAATTGGCAAATGCGAACTTACCGTTTGGCGGTGTAGGAGCTTCTGGAATCGGTAGATATCATGGAAAATATACTTTTGACACGTTTTCACATGAAAAACCCTATATCTTTAAAACCACTAAACTTGAAACGGGGCTATTATTCCCACCTTATAAAGATAAATTGAAAACAGTAAAACACTTATTTTCTAAGAAAAAGTAA
- a CDS encoding GNAT family N-acetyltransferase codes for MPLTVQAGRNKFYIGEDETSPQAEITYTFVEEDTIDVTHTFVDPSLRGSGVAKQLFNAVIEKAQNEQLQIIPSCSYVRVQFERDASLQHLLKSSL; via the coding sequence ATGCCATTAACCGTTCAAGCTGGACGTAATAAATTCTACATTGGTGAAGATGAAACTTCTCCACAAGCTGAAATCACATATACGTTCGTAGAAGAAGATACTATTGACGTGACACATACATTCGTAGATCCGAGTCTTAGAGGGAGTGGCGTTGCAAAACAGTTGTTCAATGCGGTGATTGAAAAAGCACAAAATGAACAGTTACAAATTATTCCTTCTTGCTCATATGTACGTGTACAATTTGAACGTGATGCATCTTTACAACATTTATTAAAATCGTCACTATAA